The DNA window ATTTGTTATATATGGTATTcaagaatttaaaaaatttaaaatttagactTACATATATATTACAGTAGGATTGCTCTATACCATGAATGccttgccttcttcttcttcttctacctGCAACTCTTCAACAGATAGGAAGAGGGGCTTGACAAACTGGTGCTGCTTGAAAATCTTGCAGATTCTTTTCCAGGTGTTCCACATTCGCTAAAATCGAGTGTGCGCCTCTCAGACTGCAACAGATTGATAATACCATTAAGGCCTGTTCATTTTAATTGATATGGATAGCCTAGAATATTATCTTGATGAGATAATTAGACCTGTAATAGATTTAACagctttattttattatttaattaaaaggcAATAAGGAGCGTTCTGCCTAAAATGTCCTCACCCAAAAAATTCACATCCCGCCACCTCCAAATTCGCAGGGCAAATATGGTATATGTCCCTCATTTCTAGGCACAACTCTCAATGCAAGAATATAATACCACCAAAATGTCGAGAATTCAAATAATGGTATTTGTGGCTCAAACAGTGAGGGCCCAAATCTATTTCTCGGGCTGACTTCAAAATCAACAAGAAACATGAACAAAGGTTTAAGCCCAGAAATACACCATTTTCTGCCCATATATAGCAACTTGAACAGGCCCTTAGAGTAAGAGTTAGAGAAAGTTGGAGAAACCACGTATTCTATTTAGTCTCGGTGCATATAGCAAAATACGTAATGGTGTAGAAAAAGATATTTAAGAATTTATTGTAAACACATACCATGAAACTTGAAGCAGAGCATGGATTGTGGTTATGCTCTTTCTCTCCGTCAGGGTTTGTGACACATTTTCCCTTCATTATGGTTTCAGGAGTTTCATCTCCAAGAACCTTTTGGGCATCAGCAAACGCACCTGCTGTCTGCTCTCCTAATTGCTTCATTAACCCAATGGCATCATAACTTCCGTCCCCCGGGGTCAAGAAGTAGCCAATGTCCTACCAAAATAACATACTATGAGAtaacatgaaaaaataaaacaatgaaaataATGATCCCACTAAAATATTTCACATACCTCGATTGATATATCTGTATCCACTTTTGGGCCTGGTCCGAAGTTATTGATAAACCAAGGGGACTTCCAAATTGAAGGAGGTGTTTCTGCAAACCTGCAAATAAAGGATCAAAATTAGGAGCAACTGAGAAATGTCAAGTGGCTAGCATTTAACCAGGTGATAATGATCTTACATATTGTTTTCATTGGCTAAACCTTTGCCAGAAGCCTCAACTTTCTTCGCTGAAGGACTCGAGGATTGCAGAGAGGTAGTTCTAAACAAATTAGTCCTGTTCTTTGAACCCAGTCGAGGAGAACACAGGACGGAAAAGCATGCATCTGAGGAAGTTAAAACGGCCCCATGTTTTGACACAGCATCTAATCTTCGTGAAGACTGTTTTGCAAGGGCTCTAGCACTTGAACCAACAGTTCTATCATTCTTCATTATGAAACGGTCAGGAGAAAAGAATAGCAGGTCATTCACATCATGTTCGAGAAGTATTCCAGAAGACTCATTCGCCTGCCAGTATCAAAATCGTAACACATCAGAATTGCAAAAAATAACCTGGGAACATTCTAGTGCAGTGCTACAATTAGTGCATTCACAAAGAATAACCAAATTCATGATGTGCAATACAATGCAGTACAGAAAATGAGAATATTCTAGATAGCTTTGCAGCAAATTCGTTTTAGTAAGGCAGTAGCAATAAATGTTTGCTTTTAGTAATTATCGGTATTTTCCGATTCATTAATGCAGAAAGAAGCCGATTAATGCCTGTGGAGACAAAGTAGGGTACTCACTGATACAGTCAAGTCTTTTTCTGCATTCTTAGTCATACTGTTCGAACAACCACTGCCATTGTTAGTAGATCCTTCTGCTGTATCTCTTTCTGAAGTGACAATGCTTTTATTGCCTTCATTTTGTTCCTGTCCAGAAGCAGGAGCTGCGTTTTCTTTTTCCATACAAGACACTTCAAAGTTTCTTCTGTTTGGCGATAGCGAAAGCAGCTGTCCTTTTTTCTCTTTACATTCATCAAACATAAACTCTAACCGGGGAAAACCACTGTTCATATTCGAAAATGATTCTTGGTTTCTAGGACCTTCAAGCTTCTTCTCACCTCTCTTTTCGGACAAAGGAGACACCAAGTCACGGTGTCTTTTCTTCAATATTGACGGCGTCCCTGTAAAAGTTTTGGCAGCACTTTTGAGAATAGCATCAGGGCTGTCATCTCTGGTTGGCGAATCCCACAGTTTGAATGGGGTCATGCTAGATAACATAAGTTGGCGGATGCCAAGTGGGCTGTACTCTTGATGCATATCGCTACCTGATTGTATAAGATCACAACTGAAGAATGGTATGTCCAAGCTAGGAAAACGTGGGGGCTCGTAGAATAAAGATCCAGAATCCTTTTGTTCTTCAGTTTTAGTATCTTTGTCCACAAAAGAACAACCTTGAGAATCATTTGAGGATGTCAAGACAAAATCATTAACTGAAACTAGTATCGGTGTTCCCTTTTCCTCAACAAAATTATCTTCACATTGCAAGTGATCAGACTCTGGGGGATATATGAAGCCATGTGTACTTGGTGGATTAGCTTCCTGATCTGCATGTGAAATACTGTACTTATTTGGATGAGTGCCAAACATGTGCTGACCATCAGCAGAGGGAAGTTGTATAGGGAAGGGAACACATTGAGGAAATGAAGGACCCAGCGTATCAGAAGGTGTATAACAAGATTGTGAAGCAAAAGCCCCATTTTCAGGAAACAGGAGAGTTGAAGAATGGAGCAATGAATCAATTTGGTTTATAACTTCAGAGGGACAGCATCCACCTTGATCAGCCTCGGTGTAAACCATCCTGCAGTCTAAAGTAGAGACCATATTTGTGGCATCAGCATCTACAGCCATGTTCACCATGGAGGTATACGTCCCTAATGGCATATGAGACTCTTGCTGAAAGAGTTCTTCATGATTACTATTCCGGCCACTTGAAGATGTTACGACGAACATTCCAGGGGACTCTTGCCCTAGATCTAGCAAAGACATGTACGGTAGTTCATTTGGATTTAGTTGCCAATCTTTCCCCGCTAAGGCACCCCAATCTAGAGAGAAATCATGCTCAAGAAACTTGTCACTCAGTTCACAAGGTGCTTCTGGTATAGAAAATGCTGCTTCTTGAAACGCAGGACGATAATCTTCAGGATACTGAATTGAACTTGATTCTTCAGTTATTCTGCAGTCCCCTACAGGATGTACAACTGGGTTGCTTGTAGGTTGAGACATACTAGCAATGTTAGAGCCCTGACTGCATTCGGAGGCTTCCTCTGCTTCTATTCTGCTTCGAACAACACTGTTGTCTTCACTGCTTTGTTGTGCTTTTGAAGAGGAGGAAGGTTCTGACTGGTTAGGATGATTCACAAGAGGCTGACCTTGGAACTGTGAAAGTAATCCTGAAGCTAAATACATGTCCAATTTCTTCTTGACAGAACTATTCCAATGGTTTTTGATAGAATTGTCGGTTCTGGTGGCAGACAGTCAAAAAAGGCACTCAAAATGAGTAACAACAAGGAGAAATTACATACAACATACAGGTGTGAAGGGGCTAATACTAGTTTATGTACCTTCCAGGCAAGAACTTAGTTAACTCCGCCCATTTGTTTCCATAAATTTGATGGGCACGGATCAATGTTAATTCCTCATCCTGTGTCCAAGCTTCCTTATTGATGTTGGGATTAAGATGATTGTGCCACCTGAAAAAAATGAGTAACACCAAATGACCCACATATAAAGCATGCCAATAACACAAAATGCAGAGTCAATTACTtcataatatatcacaaaaatCAATGGAAGCTCCTGCAAGGTTACCTTTCACGACATTGCTTCCCTATACGCCCAGGAAGATGACTTGCGATCGTAGACCACTTTTTGGGACCATATTTGTTGACCAATTCAGTTATAacttcatcctcctaattatgTGTAAAAGTTGAAATTAAATAGACTCTATAAATCTTATTACAGAATATAGAGATAAACCAAGAGAATGACATCAAAGCCATTGATGACTAGAGAAGCAGTCTAACCTCTTTCGACCATGGACCTTTCACAAGTTCAGGATTAAGAACTTTCTGCCATCTATGGAGGCACTGAACATCTGTTCTGTCCTTGAAACACTCCGCTGAATATATCATAACATATCACAGTAAGTGAATTGAATAATTCACTACATGAAGGCTTAAACCCATTTTCTTACCTATCTTCTTCCAATTTTTCCCTTTGAAGCGTTGAACAGCCATTCGCAATATCTCATCCTGCAATAAGAgctaaaaaatcaatcttttACCCAACACATTCTTATTTTATCTGTAATTGTGTTTATAGACGTGAATAACTACAACTATAGGAAAAAATTCATATTAACCTCTTCTGCAGTCCATTGCCCCTTCGTCGAACGACGTGTTGGGCCACTGGTTCTCCTGCATAACAGAACGAGAAAAGGTCATATATATCGAAAGACTATTATGTATCTGAGCACGAGCcaccataatttatttatagatTACACAACTTCACTAAAATGGAAACTGGTTCCACATAATAACCATGAACAAAATATTGAAATAGTACCCATGTAAAGGTCGAGCTCTTTGCAGACCATTTTTTGCAACATCTGAAGGGTTATTGTTGCCTGTCCTATCACTTTCCATATTTGGCTGATAAGTGTAAGTTTAGGCCTCCAACTCGTAGGCAATTCTCTTCAAGATTTTTTCCAAAAATCATTATAAGCTACCTTATAAAAAGGTAGGAACTGTCTGAATCTGGGATAGAATCAATAGCTAGGAACATGGAAGGATGAAAAGAGAGAAGTCAGGTGTGCGCATACACAAACAGAAACAAGCatattaattcaaaaaattgTTGCACACTCTATATATCAACTGCACTAACTAGCCGTGAAATGTATACAATTGAAACAAAATTACACTTTTATGTGATTAGAGCCGTAGATTGAAAAAATAGCCATTTCTTGGctcttaaaataaattttttttgaaatatccGGTTGCATTGAAACATGAATAACTCTAATTCCGAACACCACTAATTCCGAACACCACATCTGACTTGGTTATTGATGCCAAACCACTCAAATCAACAAAAGACCATCTTCAAGCAAAACCAAACACAAAAATTAACTTGTTACAAAGTGAAAATAACTAGGGTTCTAAATTCATGTTATTCCTTATACCAACACCGCAACCAAATCCAGAAAAATAAAGAACTctaacaaaaaataattcttCCATCTTGCTCAAATAATAGTTCAAAAACggaaattgaaatttgaaatgctTACTAACGAATTTCAATCCAACAGCAGACACACCAAAATTCCAACCGAGCACTAGCGGATCCAGCAGAAACTTCATAGACATCCACGCATCCAATAAATCCAGTAGCACAAGAGGGATCCGCTGATTCTCGGTGAAATTTGgcaagaggagagagagagagagagagagagagagagagagagccgcAGTATGATGTGTTTCCTATGATAAGTAGTGCGTGAAGTGTGTGTTTTAGAGAAagaaagtgaaataaaaaacggccgaaataattcaaaattaaaaagtgcggAGAGGCTTTGTTTCAAACCCCTGACGGTAAATGTCGAACAACTTTTTTCCATCGACGGCTACGATTCCGCCACGCTGCGcaatctgaattcatagctttgTATGCTGTATACAAATGTTTAAGCATAACGGCACATTTGgaaacaatttaaatttttattaattgccTATACTTGTCCAAAATTGAGGTAATTCCAGATGACATATCGTTGTTTATTCATCCTCTGCAATAAATATagtgtgaaaatattttatttgaaaatggaAATTGATTGTAGTAGGGGTTATAATGTTTTAGAGTTGgcttagaaaatgaaaaatggagaATAAGTGAtatgaaataaacaaaaaaacaaaagaaatattttgagTTTCAATTTAACCAAATCACATCACCCGAGACCTCTCTAGGGGTGTGTTTGATTGCCTTGTAAGCTCTGTAATCCATTTGTAGGGTTGTAATGCTATCTCCATGTTTGCAAAaaattaagttcatattggagATTTAGGTCATCCGTAACACGTCTCGTTGTtgtctctatctcgtctcggagagatgAGACGGCGTTGCAGCCCTCCATCTCGGTCTCGTCTTGGCGGGCGTGTCATCCCGAAGGGTGGGCTGGCGAGACGTGGCGAgtggcgcgcgctggcgctaggcatGACGCTCACTCgccggccagcgagtgggcgtcgtgacgctgacgcaataaatcatttttttaaaaaaatcaattttaataataaaaatttttaaaa is part of the Salvia splendens isolate huo1 chromosome 6, SspV2, whole genome shotgun sequence genome and encodes:
- the LOC121808450 gene encoding transcription factor MYB3R-1-like yields the protein MESDRTGNNNPSDVAKNGLQRARPLHGRTSGPTRRSTKGQWTAEEDEILRMAVQRFKGKNWKKIAECFKDRTDVQCLHRWQKVLNPELVKGPWSKEEDEVITELVNKYGPKKWSTIASHLPGRIGKQCRERWHNHLNPNINKEAWTQDEELTLIRAHQIYGNKWAELTKFLPGRTDNSIKNHWNSSVKKKLDMYLASGLLSQFQGQPLVNHPNQSEPSSSSKAQQSSEDNSVVRSRIEAEEASECSQGSNIASMSQPTSNPVVHPVGDCRITEESSSIQYPEDYRPAFQEAAFSIPEAPCELSDKFLEHDFSLDWGALAGKDWQLNPNELPYMSLLDLGQESPGMFVVTSSSGRNSNHEELFQQESHMPLGTYTSMVNMAVDADATNMVSTLDCRMVYTEADQGGCCPSEVINQIDSLLHSSTLLFPENGAFASQSCYTPSDTLGPSFPQCVPFPIQLPSADGQHMFGTHPNKYSISHADQEANPPSTHGFIYPPESDHLQCEDNFVEEKGTPILVSVNDFVLTSSNDSQGCSFVDKDTKTEEQKDSGSLFYEPPRFPSLDIPFFSCDLIQSGSDMHQEYSPLGIRQLMLSSMTPFKLWDSPTRDDSPDAILKSAAKTFTGTPSILKKRHRDLVSPLSEKRGEKKLEGPRNQESFSNMNSGFPRLEFMFDECKEKKGQLLSLSPNRRNFEVSCMEKENAAPASGQEQNEGNKSIVTSERDTAEGSTNNGSGCSNSMTKNAEKDLTVSANESSGILLEHDVNDLLFFSPDRFIMKNDRTVGSSARALAKQSSRRLDAVSKHGAVLTSSDACFSVLCSPRLGSKNRTNLFRTTSLQSSSPSAKKVEASGKGLANENNMFAETPPSIWKSPWFINNFGPGPKVDTDISIEDIGYFLTPGDGSYDAIGLMKQLGEQTAGAFADAQKVLGDETPETIMKGKCVTNPDGEKEHNHNPCSASSFMSERRTLDFSECGTPGKESARFSSSTSLSSPSSYLLKSCR